The following coding sequences are from one Tubulanus polymorphus chromosome 12, tnTubPoly1.2, whole genome shotgun sequence window:
- the LOC141914284 gene encoding uncharacterized protein LOC141914284, with protein sequence MMKRALTETEGNIVSPDVIVEMIRLIFALMATCLIVSTCTPRAVNARSLKGVVRSPKINMSVTPSSLRLPASGGPVTIACGPADDDRDYQTRLCKKNGTDDEYIANGRDVLKFNKWSSNQMQDGDHAVVNVTNDNFTFADAGTYVCTYKNYPREFRKIEVDLLELTVTPSSPVANNTRMDATCQWIHHVDDPLLRTLRFESRSRGEEDVMLSNECTTSPEFRESPYEGKIGKKCNNISKTPTNQPLEHVQFTVTRNMTICCSINDLRKVCHDIVVYEKRGKDATTERLNQTVLNSTRSTVESGKQVSNPLDPGQIVGVVVGVVCVAVLFGLLAVCLYRRNKPRSPTSARHKDHQEEQSHRQNASEEIELMDNQNSSDGNT encoded by the exons ATGATGAAAAGGGCTTTAACTGAAACAGAAGGCAACATAGTTTCTCCTGATGTTATAGTAGAAATGATCCGGCTTATTTTCGCTTTGATGGCGACTTGTCTCATCGTCTCGACCTGTACACCACGAGCGGTGAACGCCAGAAGTTTGAAAG GTGTGGTGCGATCTCCTAAGATAAACATGTCAGTCACGCCGTCTTCGTTGAGGCTACCGGCGAGCGGGGGTCCGGTGACGATAGCGTGTGGACCGGCTGACGACGATAGAGATTACCAAACGCGATTATGCAAAAAAAATGGCACCGACGATGAATACATCGCAAATGGACGCGATGTCCTTAAATTCAACAAATGGAGTTCGAATCAGATGCAGGACGGTGATCATGCGGTCGTCAATGTAACGAATGATAATTTCACTTTCGCCGATGCTGGTACATACGTTTGCACATATAAAAATTATCCGAGAGAATTCCGGAAGATCGAAGTGG ATTTACTCGAATTGACCGTGACGCCATCGAGTCCTGTAGCTAACAACACCAGGATGGATGCCACATGTCAGTGGATACACCACGTAGATGACCCGCTCCTGCGCACTCTGAGATTCGAATCTCGGAGCCGCGGGGAAGAAGACGTCATGTTGTCGAACGAATGCACGACGAGCCCCGAATTCCGCGAGTCGCCGTACGAGGGTAAGATCGGGAAAAAGTGCAACAACATCAGCAAAACACCGACGAACCAACCGCTCGAGCATGTACAGTTCACGGTCACCAGAAACATGACAATCTGTTGTTCGATTAACGACTTAAGAAAAGTTTGCCACGACATCGTAGTCTATGAAAAAAGAG GTAAAGATGCGACTACAGAACGCTTGAATCAAACAGTATTAAACAGCACAAGGTCTACAGTCGAGAGTGGAAAGCAGGTATCAAATCCGCTCGACCCCGGTCAAATTGTAGGAGTGGTAGTAGGAGTGGTGTGCGTGGCAGTATTATTCGGGTTGTTGGCTGTTTGTCTCTATCGTCGCAATAAGCCGCGGTCACCGACTTCTGCCAGACATAAAGATCATCAAGAAGAACAATCGCACAGACAAAATGCTTCTGAAGAGATTGAATTAATGGATAATCAAAATTCGAGTGACGGAAATACTTGA
- the LOC141914014 gene encoding uncharacterized protein LOC141914014 has protein sequence MKTTALLWSFIPYALFLACLKPGIAESCSGVKHNPDHTGGVTIKTDPSPPIRHGTSLRIQCQHPGISHYPAMNDLILTRETERESIFLASGGKSDPSTCWLRTQSEEKSFTQSVVAVDVQKNVMTSRDAGKYKCCYQTECDSIVVGIDVVEIRIHPESQVNQGNPVIVECSSVYDFNNTDRETNKLKQSEMIVTTSNHQIIVSGCSIAPQFENSVQIDKCWNRPTRKKGIHFRIKKVFDSMEVCCQLGDATKQCRNIRVATPTNSMDNPYDTQKKQISNKEAEYKYTDNGTAIGVYLIVTIIIMIISNTVLAICR, from the exons ATGAAGACTACAGCGTTACTATGGTCCTTTATACCATACGCTCTATTCTTGGCATGCTTGAAGCCTGGAATCGCAGAGTCCTGTAGTGGAGTGAAACATAATCCCGATCATACAG GAGGAGTTACGATAAAGACGGACCCTTCACCACCGATTCGCCATGGGACATCATTAAGGATACAATGCCAACACCCTGGAATATCCCATTACCCGGCGATGAACGACTTAATTCTGACGCGCGAAACGGAACGAGAATCAATCTTTTTAGCGTCGGGTGGTAAATCAGACCCCAGCACGTGCTGGCTGCGAACGCAATCCGAGGAGAAATCGTTTACTCAGTCAGTGGTTGCTGTCGATGTACAAAAGAACGTAATGACATCACGAGATGCGGGCAAATACAAATGCTGCTATCAGACAGAATGCGACAGTATCGTCGTTGGCATTG ATGTCGTAGAAATCCGAATCCATCCAGAATCCCAGGTGAACCAAGGAAATCCGGTCATTGTAGAATGCTCTTCTGTCTACGACTTCAACAACACAGATCGCGAGACCAACAAATTGAAACAATCTGAAATGATCGTCACCACATCGAACCACCAAATAATAGTAAGCGGCTGCAGCATTGCTCCTCAGTTTGAGAACAGCGTCCAGATTGACAAGTGTTGGAATCGCCCTACTAGAAAGAAAGGAATTCACTTTCGAATCAAGAAGGTGTTTGATTCTATGGAAGTTTGCTGTCAGCTCGGTGATGCTACGAAACAATGCCGCAACATTAGAGTTGCAACTCCAACAAATAGCATGGATAATCCATACG ATACTCAGAAGAAACAGATCTCAAACAAGGAGGCTGAATACAAATACACCGACAATGGCACAGCGATCGGCGTCTACCTTATCGTCACGATTATCATTATGATCATATCAAATACAGTTCTAGCTATTTGCCGATGA
- the LOC141914189 gene encoding uncharacterized protein LOC141914189, with protein sequence MTAEVWRQYQPRKNNPPLFNNPGKFYETASPEENPEACVDILATRGRWSLAADALIPDCVTPEELENLPLDNIDACFDSYPSTNQSDHESIKKSKRWKNKRKGKDAVEVDDFFNIALSNLLGTDQQQQQQQQQQQQHPHQQVSDFLSRSASTKSSSARTNSFRSSSNNRGTSGNNTRSTAGGGSCPEPSTSQSPTADPQYEVCERRVEFSDVRYVSTHIYKRKSTGAGGGGSKQQERRTSPANSTNTGAAPAAAAGTAPRRFRTASSLNRKIRNRFKKPKMCKIKLPSSLKMCPRRAVTRRAVVDNNILYQTQPVFDAAPQHQRHNGMAADNDDFDHVSMVSTEPMGLARTPATRSTRSHASSAQRASTNATAQNSDMSASDLDFDLFIGTSSYLDNFPMPETSKEQENFRQKLKTLAYDPKLNVSADSSTDSNATFRGVQTRDSNNRKAGATRATVKKPPPRQTLPQPAPKMIPKDMVFDFKGKPEAADNEYENFNNGNVLDSTPEITYADLSWSHRNGGNAAQQALIRELKLNPLTSSSVVSSSAAIGAVAEGDEISASHELAAVAAGRKPADELDAAKDTVDWVDVCLDIAKDMATAEHIGKRYKSMVGDLQTLLDRCITFSEMLMLPMKADLFEILQHLKQSNSNTASNAEGSTNEETLAAAMRKLEALLTCLSSETAEGEISAIKLSAGKMRAYPEPSLLPISEQQQTAVKKLRESLHIKAKLGQHVSVTLPPSLEDRSVQTISPMTQSIAIGTDVDDSQTSKQERETRTPSAFREMKPGASDSVSRYKRDVYSTAQVLCALPESVAGASVSAVPIRQAKSESSTLVDEEQDAASGWQIKVISNNHKDVSKMTDSTTTVTPSSSSSRTKKRSTKSDSGLETGNRVYNGQEVANNSADTQSIKSSDEVFLAADEYTLPSDIDKSNEKMFRRRLATDTQTTPATATSDANVDARMGKILEKVNTKWKEIEVKYGAAAATGSTRSDEDSSGSRADQILSPIQEEAVSRDATPQVRAYSGAGKHAANDDDGDDDDDDDDDDDDDDDDDDDDDDDDDDDDDDDDDDDDDDDDDDDDDDDDDDDDNRNEVFFEDDDDDEGESEDEVYDLDEMSWDHQARTNAIPNAYYLSSVNDDLDSEDDSDIERTGRIPNQQHQSLRSYAEDLRRGNINLQQAINAKISSRSGPGSANSSRRQSAASDTASIRHSRTASDAPSMREYTNYESDNSQLRSTRLGFLIMEQSDPVPELRPRPRNSDNSSEPTDESNTSSAYMVDSGELAAQVNNAKKRKVNRKYYISSNSETRSAPPSIVAAREFDQESARTEAATTKQASSARKYTHVRPAAAAAVAVSGYSSATVSSGYSSTLPPATRQQLVHRRSLPKSYDVGATVDAYDFRLSPRCRIDPMDAVATKQRNNAGGSVVNVTAAIAAGVGGAQDLSNATDKSPKMTYGVPGNSMVTFF encoded by the exons ATGACGGCCGAGGTTTGGAGACAATACCAACCGCGTAAGAACAACCCTCCGCTGTTCAATAACCCGGGGAAATTTTATGAGACCGCCTCGCCCGAGGAGAACCCCGAGGCTTGCGTAG ACATCTTGgccactagagggcgttgGTCGTTGGCGGCGGACGCGTTGATACCGGACTGCGTGACGCCCGAAGAGCTCGAGAATCTCCCGCTTGACAATATCGACGCCTGTTTCGATTCGTACCCGTCGACGAACCAATCGGACCATGAGTCCATCAAAAAG AGTAAACGATGGAAGAACAAACGTAAAGGTAAAGACGCCGTCGAGGTCGACGATTTCTTCAACATCGCCCTCTCGAACTTACTGGGAACCgatcagcagcagcaacaacaacaacaacaacagcaacaacatcCTCACCAGCAGGTTTCAGATTTCCTGTCTCGAAGCGCTTCGACGAAAAGCTCTTCCGCGCGTACGAACAGCTTCCGAAGCAGCAGCAATAACCGCGGCACTAGCGGCAACAACACCCGTAGCACTGCCGGGGGTGGAAGCTGTCCGGAGCCGTCAACATCGCAATCCCCGACCGCCGACCCACAATACGAGGTCTGCGAAAGGCGCGTCGAGTTTTCCGACGTTCGTTACGTATCAACTCATATTTATAAACGTAAATCCACAGGAGCAGGAGGAGGAGGGAGCAAACAGCAGGAACGACGCACCAGTCCCGCTAATAGTACCAACACAGGTGCGGCGCCAGCTGCCGCTGCTGGTACAGCACCGAGGCGTTTCCGCACCGCCAGTTCGTTGAACAGGAAAATCAGGAATCGGTTCAAAAAgccaaaaatgtgtaaaatcaAACTACCGTCGTCATTGAAGATGTGCCCGCGTCGCGCGGTGACCCGTCGCGCCGTCGTCGACAATAACATTCTCTATCAGACGCAGCCGGTATTCGACGCCGCGCCGCAGCATCAACGCCACAACGGAATGGCGGCCGATAATGACGATTTCGATCACGTGTCGATGGTGTCGACCGAACCAATGGGGCTCGCCCGTACACCGGCAACGAGGAGCACACGCTCGCACGCGTCGTCCGCGCAACGGGCTTCCACGAATGCGACCGCGCAAAACTCCGATATGTCGGCTTCCGATTTGGATTTCGATTTGTTCATAGGCACTTCCAGTTACCTGGACAACTTCCCGATGCCGGAAACGAGCAAAGAACAAGAGAACTTCcggcaaaaactgaaaacGCTGGCGTACGATCCGAAATTGAACGTGTCGGCCGATTCGTCAACGGATAGCAACGCAACGTTCCGAGGCGTCCAAACCAGGGATAGTAACAACAGGAAAGCTGGCGCCACTAGAGCGACGGTTAAGAAACCCCCGCCGCGACAGACTCTGCCGCAACCGGCGCCGAAAATGATACCGAAAGATATGGTTTTCGACTTCAAAGGAAAACCCGAAGCAGCCGATAACGAATACGAGAATTTCAACAACGGCAACGTTTTAGATTCAACCCCGGAGATCACGTACGCCGATCTATCGTGGAGCCACCGCAACGGCGGAAACGCTGCCCAACAAGCGCTTATACGCGAACTGAAGTTAAATCCTCTAACCAGCAGTAGCGTTGTGTCGTCATCAGCGGCTATCGGTGCGGTCGCGGAAGGCGATGAGATATCGGCTTCCCACGAATTGGCGGCGGTGGCGGCAGGTCGTAAACCGGCGGACGAACTAGATGCCGCGAAAGATACTGTAGATTGGGTCGATGTGTGTCTGGATATAGCTAAAGATATGGCTACGGCGGAACATATCGGGAAAAG GTATAAGAGTATGGTAGGTGACTTACAGACGCTGCTAGATCGTTGTATAACGTTCTCGGAGATGTTGATGTTACCGATGAAAGCGGATCTGTTCGAAATACTGCAGCACCTAAAACAGTCGAACAGCAATACGGCTAGTAATGCAGAAGG GTCGACAAACGAGGAAACGCTTGCGGCCGCCATGAGAAAACTGGAAGCGTTACTCACCTGCCTCAGCTCGGAAACGGCCGAAGGTGAAATCTCCGCCATCAAATTGTCGGCCGGCAAGATGCGCGCCTACCCCGAACCGAGTCTGCTTCCTATAAGCGAACAACAACAGACAGCCGTTAAAAAACTCAG GGAATCGTTGCACATCAAAGCGAAACTAGGTCAGCACGTATCGGTGACCTTGCCGCCGTCATTAGAGGACAGATCGGTGCAGACGATTTCACCGATGACGCAATCGATCGCCATCGGGACAGACGTCGACGACTCGCAGACGTCGAAACAAGAACGAGAAACACGAACACCGTCCGCGTTTCGGGAGATGAAACCGGGCGCTTCAGACTCCGTATCGCGCTACAAACGTGACGTTTACTCCACTGCGCAGGTGCTCTGCGCACTACCCGAATCAGTCGCTGGCGCATCGGTATCCGCCGTGCCGATACGCCAAGCTAAATCGGAGAGTAGTACATTGGTCGACGAGGAGCAAGATGCTGCCAGCGGCTGGCAAATAAAAGTCATTTCGAACAATCATAAAGACGTTAGTAAAATGACCGATTCGACGACGACAGTGACgccatcatcgtcgtcatcgagAACTAAAAAGCGATCGACGAAATCGGACAGCGGTTTGGAAACTGGCAATCGGGTTTACAACGGGCAGGAGGTAGCTAACAACAGCGCCGATACACAATCAATTAAGAGTAGTGATGAGGTTTTCTTGGCTGCGGATGAATACACGTTACCGTCCGATATCGATAAGAGTAACGAGAAAATGTTCAGGCGCCGTCTAGCGACGGATACGCAAACAACGCCAGCGACTGCTACATCGGACGCGAACGTCGACGCGCGAATGGGTAAAATTCTCGAGAAAGTGAACACTAAATGGAAAGAGATCGAGGTAAAGTACGGAGCCGCGGCCGCTACCGGGAGCACAAGGTCGGATGAGGACTCGTCCGGGTCGCGGGCCGATCAGATATTGTCACCGATACAAGAAGAAGCAGTGAGTCGCGACGCTACTCCGCAGGTACGCGCTTATAGTGGAGCAGGAAAACATGCTGCGAATGACGATgacggtgatgatgatgatgatgatgatgatgatgatgatgatgatgatgatgatgatgatgatgatgatgatgatgatgatgatgatgatgatgatgatgatgatgatgatgatgatgatgatgatgatgatgatgatgatgatgatgatgatgatgatgataacagAAATGAGGTATTTTTCGAagatgatgacgacgatgaagGTGAGAGTGAAGATGAAGTGTACGACCTGGATGAAATGAGCTGGGACCACCAGGCGAGAACGAACGCCATTCCTAACGCGTATTATCTGTCCAGCGTTAACGATGACCTGGACAGCGAGGACGACAGCGATATCGAGCGAACCGGTAGAATACCCAACCAGCAGCATCAGAGTCTGAGGAGCTACGCCGAGGATCTCCGTCGCGGTAACATCAACCTCCAACAGGCGATTAACGCGAAAATATCCTCGCGGTCCGGTCCCGGGTCCGCGAACAGCTCTCGTCGTCAGAGCGCCGCGTCGGACACGGCATCAATTAGACATTCGCGTACTGCTTCCGATGCACCGTCTATGAGAGAGTATACGAACTACGAATCGGACAATTCGCAACTCCGATCGACGCGGTTGGGATTCCTGATCATGGAACAGTCCGATCCGGTGCCCGAATTGCGCCCGCGTCCGCGCAATTCCGATAATTCGTCGGAGCCGACCGACGAGTCGAACACCTCGTCGGCGTACATGGTCGACTCCGGTGAACTAGCCGCTCAGGTTAACAATGCCAAGAAGCGTAAAGTTAACCGAAAATATTACATTTCGTCGAACAGCGAAACTAGATCGGCACCACCTTCGATCGTAGCAGCGCGCGAATTCGACCAGGAATCGGCGAGAACCGAAGCCGCAACAACGAAACAGGCGTCATCAGCGCGGAAATATACGCACGTGcgaccagcagcagcagcggccgTCGCTGTCAGTGGTTACAGTTCGGCGACTGTGTCGAGCGGTTACAGTAGCACGTTACCTCCAGCAACCAGACAACAACTCGTCCACCGGCGATCGTTACCCAAGTCGTACGACGTCGGCGCCACCGTCGACGCCTACGACTTCCGTTTGTCGCCGCGGTGTCGAATCGACCCGATGGACGCCGTAGCTACGAAACAGCGTAATAACGCCGGCGGTAGCGTCGTTAACGTCACAGCTGCTATTGCTGCTGGTGTTGGTGGAGCGCAGGATCTATCGAACGCGACCGATAAATCGCCGAAAATGACGTACGGCGTGCCGGGTAATAGTATGGTGACATTCTTCTAG
- the LOC141914241 gene encoding uncharacterized protein LOC141914241, producing MAISRRIQAIIVIFLVILNSSESSVSNNKSENYSGKMTISAYPESPIRHGASFRIRCDYLGVPNHQVASLLLLHEPSNTLIASERQVEQGWRRSDSKEGCIDVTKNAMMLGDAGVYTCCRGQACASISISIDVVDLRILPISQVGDPVVVECSTIYAKEANVIKSDIIIAVNGKMIVSGCRKDSDSGFNINVTGCPNESGRRAIRMKIEASDSMEVCCQFGEGNKQCSTITAIVPNEETHTMISTTSKEPAYTFSGTETDVYSIITITIAIISMAFLAF from the exons ATGGCTATTTCTCGAAGAATCCAAGCTATCATTGTGATTTTTCTCGTAATTCTGAATTCGTCCGAAAGCTCAGTGTCGAATAATAAGAGCGAAAATTACTCAG gaaaaatgacaatatcTGCATATCCGGAATCCCCGATTCGTCACGGCGCATCATTCCGAATACGTTGCGATTACCTAGGTGTACCGAATCACCAGGTAGCAAGCCTTCTGCTGCTGCACGAACCCAGTAACACCTTGATCGCATCCGAGAGGCAAGTTGAACAAGGTTGGCGACGATCGGATTCAAAAGAGGGGTGCATAGATGTCACTAAGAACGCCATGATGTTAGGAGATGCAGGTGTCTACACATGCTGTCGTGGACAAGCATGTGCCAGTATTTCTATCAGCATCG ATGTGGTTGATCTCCGAATTCTTCCAATAAGCCAGGTAGGAGATCCAGTGGTAGTCGAGTGCTCAACGATCTACGCGAAGGAAGCAAACGTCATAAAATCAGACATCATCATCGCAGTGAATGGAAAAATGATTGTAAGCGGCTGCCGCAAAGATTCCGATTCAGGTTTTAACATCAACGTCACCGGGTGTCCGAACGAATCGGGCAGACGGGCCATTCGCATGAAAATCGAAGCGTCCGATTCGATGGAAGTTTGCTGTCAGTTCGGTGAAGGAAACAAGCAATGCAGCACAATTACAGCCATTGTGCCAAATGAAG AAACTCATACAATGATCTCAACAACCAGTAAGGAACCTGCATACACATTCAGTGGTACAGAAACCGATGTTTATTCCATCATCACCATTACGATTGCGATTATATCAATGGCATTTTTGGCTTTTTAA